A single genomic interval of Deltaproteobacteria bacterium harbors:
- a CDS encoding DUF4926 domain-containing protein: protein MAYKLFEEVVLRKDIPERGLKKGDVATLVEHHPVSGGEDGYSLELFNAIGQTLAVITVPESFIEQLTPDEIFSVRPLEAA, encoded by the coding sequence ATGGCTTACAAATTATTCGAGGAAGTTGTTTTGAGAAAAGATATTCCGGAAAGAGGATTGAAGAAAGGTGATGTTGCAACCCTTGTTGAGCATCATCCTGTTTCTGGTGGAGAAGATGGTTATTCGTTAGAATTATTTAATGCCATTGGTCAAACATTAGCCGTAATAACGGTACCCGAGTCATTTATTGAACAATTAACTCCAGATGAGATTTTTAGTGTCCGTCCATTGGAAGCGGCATAA